In Sinorhizobium mexicanum, one DNA window encodes the following:
- a CDS encoding Gfo/Idh/MocA family protein produces the protein MKVGIIGLGFRLGYLGYVFKAIDESFEIAGYVDPAPAGLATLIEKDISAGKAYASPKELIASEKLDLLMIGSPNHMHLDHIRIGLEAGLKIFCEKPIVSTIEQSLELAGLLAKHGHDRLMVGLVLRYAPIYRDLRAAQDAGLLGQVVSIEAAEHIEPYHGAFFMRDWRRYGRYAGSFMLEKCCHDLDLYNGVVGARPERVASFGGRKSFIPANDPAREGINDLQLFHRKPSGWLGSDKVFDSDGDIIDYQVAIIEYANGVAMNFHTNLNVPDQFRRFCVMGSRGMAEGDFIRGYLDVHEMLSGKKVVEQRYAATVLSQHYGADEQMAAEIIAHVRDEGALPVSPLDALEAGILALSMDEARMKRAVVDLRPLWDRFDEALHVRAA, from the coding sequence ATGAAAGTCGGTATAATCGGACTCGGATTCCGTCTTGGCTATCTGGGCTACGTTTTCAAGGCGATCGACGAAAGCTTCGAGATTGCAGGCTATGTCGATCCTGCGCCTGCCGGGCTTGCGACCCTTATCGAAAAAGACATATCCGCCGGCAAAGCCTATGCCTCGCCTAAGGAACTGATCGCCAGCGAGAAGCTCGATCTTCTGATGATCGGCTCGCCGAACCACATGCATCTCGATCATATCCGCATCGGCCTCGAGGCCGGCCTCAAGATTTTCTGCGAGAAGCCGATCGTCAGCACGATCGAGCAGAGCCTGGAGCTTGCAGGGCTTCTGGCAAAGCACGGTCACGACCGTCTGATGGTTGGCCTCGTGCTGCGCTACGCGCCGATATATCGCGACCTTCGCGCCGCCCAGGATGCGGGATTGCTCGGCCAAGTCGTCTCGATCGAGGCTGCGGAACATATCGAACCCTATCATGGCGCATTTTTCATGCGCGACTGGCGCCGCTATGGACGCTACGCCGGCAGTTTCATGCTCGAAAAATGCTGCCATGACCTCGATCTCTATAACGGCGTCGTCGGCGCACGGCCCGAGCGGGTCGCAAGCTTCGGCGGTCGCAAGAGCTTCATCCCCGCCAACGATCCCGCCCGCGAGGGCATCAACGATCTGCAGCTCTTCCACCGCAAGCCGAGCGGGTGGCTCGGATCGGACAAGGTCTTCGACAGCGACGGCGACATCATTGATTATCAGGTTGCGATCATCGAATACGCCAACGGGGTCGCGATGAATTTCCACACCAACCTGAACGTGCCGGACCAGTTCCGCCGCTTCTGTGTGATGGGGTCGCGCGGCATGGCGGAAGGCGACTTCATCCGCGGCTATCTCGACGTCCACGAAATGCTTTCCGGCAAGAAGGTCGTCGAGCAGCGCTATGCGGCGACGGTGCTTTCGCAGCATTACGGCGCCGACGAGCAGATGGCGGCCGAAATCATTGCCCACGTCAGGGACGAGGGGGCGCTGCCGGTCTCACCGCTCGATGCTCTGGAGGCCGGCATCCTGGCGCTTTCGATGGACGAGGCGCGGATGAAGAGGGCGGTCGTCGATCTAAGACCGCTCTGGGACCGCTTCGACGAAGCGCTTCACGTCCGCGCGGCCTGA
- a CDS encoding ABC transporter ATP-binding protein, giving the protein MGQLNLKKVQKFYGTYEVLKGVELEVRNGEFVVFVGPSGCGKSTLLRMIAGLDETTAGDIVIDGKRVNDLPPVKRGIAMVFQSYALYPHMTVFENIAFPLRVEKVPEEKLKAKVEHAARILHLDQRLQQKPGMLSGGQRQRVAIGRAIVREPKIFLFDEPLSNLDAALRADMRIELAKLHRQLKATMIYVTHDQVEAMTMADRIVVLNAGEIAQTGAPLELYHKPANTFVAGFIGNPKMNFLPVTCRSVSEAGVEVEYKGQAVIIPVKPRSGMAGAILTLGVRPEHIQIGSGDLTLTVRPSVIERLGAHTVAYASLGGEGENYCAMLPGTVAIRADEEVRTGFRAADCHLFDESGIAFERRVEMTDIDMALFDPAAA; this is encoded by the coding sequence TTGGGACAGCTCAATCTAAAAAAGGTTCAGAAATTCTACGGCACGTACGAAGTGCTGAAGGGTGTCGAACTCGAAGTCAGGAACGGCGAGTTCGTGGTCTTCGTCGGCCCGTCGGGCTGCGGCAAGTCCACGCTGCTCAGAATGATCGCTGGCCTTGACGAGACGACGGCGGGCGACATCGTCATCGACGGCAAGCGTGTCAACGACCTGCCGCCGGTCAAGCGCGGAATCGCCATGGTCTTCCAGTCCTACGCGCTCTATCCGCACATGACCGTGTTCGAGAACATCGCCTTCCCACTGCGCGTGGAAAAGGTGCCGGAGGAGAAGCTCAAGGCCAAGGTCGAGCACGCGGCGCGCATTCTCCATCTCGATCAGCGGCTGCAGCAGAAGCCCGGCATGCTCTCCGGCGGCCAGCGCCAGCGTGTCGCGATCGGCCGCGCCATCGTGCGCGAGCCGAAGATCTTTCTGTTCGACGAGCCGTTGTCGAACCTTGACGCGGCTTTGCGTGCCGACATGCGCATCGAACTGGCGAAACTGCACCGGCAACTGAAGGCAACGATGATCTACGTCACGCACGACCAGGTCGAAGCGATGACGATGGCGGACCGGATCGTCGTGCTGAACGCCGGAGAGATCGCCCAGACGGGCGCGCCGCTTGAACTTTACCATAAGCCGGCCAATACCTTCGTGGCCGGCTTCATCGGCAATCCGAAGATGAACTTCCTGCCGGTGACCTGCAGGAGTGTCAGCGAGGCCGGCGTAGAGGTCGAATACAAGGGGCAGGCGGTGATCATTCCGGTCAAGCCGCGCAGCGGCATGGCCGGTGCGATCTTGACCCTTGGTGTGCGCCCCGAACATATCCAGATCGGTTCCGGAGACCTGACGTTGACGGTCAGACCCTCAGTCATCGAGCGTCTCGGCGCGCATACCGTTGCCTATGCGTCGCTCGGGGGCGAGGGGGAGAACTATTGCGCAATGCTGCCGGGCACCGTTGCGATCCGGGCGGACGAAGAGGTCAGGACCGGCTTTCGTGCCGCCGATTGTCACCTGTTCGATGAAAGCGGTATCGCCTTCGAGCGTCGTGTCGAGATGACCGATATCGACATGGCGCTTTTCGATCCAGCGGCGGCCTGA
- a CDS encoding carbohydrate ABC transporter permease — MSVRRSTIIFAWILLLPALLYVSVIVAYPLVDTFILSFTDASLKKTTKWVGTLNYDKIFNGTFAEVIIRTFVWTFFSVSIKMIIGTFGAVMLNAAVPGRALFRVLTMPPWIVPMAIGIFMWGWMYNGQFGMISGVLQNMGLVDGPIAFLAHGSTAFWATIITDVWIGVPLVTLYLLASIQAIPQDLYEAAWTDGAGRFYRFRRITLPLLVPAMITMSMLSLIATFNSFDIIWILTQGGPNGDTTTMIIDTYRTAIGSKKYGEGAARAVVICIFLSIFCLLYFRVTHRLASGESR; from the coding sequence ATGAGCGTTCGGCGCAGCACCATCATCTTCGCCTGGATCCTGCTTCTTCCCGCCTTGCTCTATGTGTCGGTCATCGTCGCCTATCCGCTGGTGGACACTTTCATCCTGTCGTTTACGGATGCTTCACTGAAGAAGACGACGAAGTGGGTCGGCACGCTCAACTACGACAAGATCTTCAACGGCACTTTCGCGGAGGTGATCATCCGAACCTTCGTTTGGACCTTCTTTTCGGTCTCGATCAAGATGATCATCGGCACCTTCGGCGCCGTCATGTTGAACGCCGCCGTACCGGGGCGCGCGCTGTTTCGCGTGCTCACCATGCCGCCATGGATCGTGCCGATGGCGATCGGCATCTTCATGTGGGGCTGGATGTACAACGGCCAGTTCGGGATGATCTCCGGCGTGCTGCAGAACATGGGCCTTGTCGACGGCCCGATCGCCTTCCTCGCCCATGGTTCAACGGCATTCTGGGCAACGATCATCACCGATGTCTGGATCGGCGTGCCGCTGGTGACGCTCTATCTTCTGGCCTCGATCCAGGCGATTCCGCAGGATCTTTACGAGGCGGCATGGACGGACGGGGCCGGCCGCTTCTACCGCTTTCGCCGCATCACGCTCCCGCTTCTCGTGCCGGCGATGATCACCATGTCGATGCTGTCGCTGATCGCCACCTTCAACTCCTTCGACATCATCTGGATTCTTACGCAAGGCGGGCCGAACGGTGACACAACGACGATGATCATCGACACCTATCGAACGGCCATCGGCTCGAAGAAATACGGCGAAGGTGCTGCGCGCGCCGTGGTGATCTGCATCTTTCTGTCGATTTTCTGCCTGCTCTACTTCCGCGTCACCCACCGCCTCGCCTCGGGAGAAAGCCGATGA
- a CDS encoding ABC transporter permease encodes MAWLPKLARMAVLVLLLAFLLQPSWFEPLLRPLVQQNAPAIYNQGSLFWLTVLHLRTVFVATLAAAIVAVALAILVTRRAGAEFLPLSRSLVNIGQTFPPVAVLALAVPIFGFGEKPTLIALFLYGLLPIFENALTGLTTLPPAVMEAARGAGMTERQRLFNIELPLALPVILTGIRLSVVISLATATIGSTVAAKTLGEVIIAGLQSNNLAFVLQGGLIVAALAVLIHDALQALERFLSGRVRA; translated from the coding sequence ATGGCGTGGCTTCCCAAGCTCGCCCGGATGGCGGTCCTGGTGCTGTTGCTCGCCTTCCTGCTGCAGCCCTCCTGGTTCGAACCCTTGTTGAGGCCGCTGGTGCAGCAAAATGCGCCGGCGATCTATAATCAGGGCAGCCTGTTCTGGCTGACGGTGCTGCATCTCAGGACGGTTTTTGTCGCAACGCTTGCCGCGGCGATCGTCGCTGTGGCACTGGCCATCCTCGTGACGCGGAGGGCCGGGGCCGAGTTTCTCCCGCTTTCGCGTAGCCTCGTGAACATCGGCCAGACCTTCCCGCCGGTGGCCGTTCTGGCGCTGGCGGTGCCGATTTTCGGCTTCGGGGAGAAGCCGACGCTGATCGCGCTCTTCCTCTACGGCCTGCTGCCGATCTTCGAAAATGCGCTGACAGGCTTGACGACCCTGCCACCCGCCGTGATGGAGGCTGCACGTGGCGCGGGTATGACGGAGCGCCAGCGGCTCTTCAACATTGAGCTTCCCCTGGCGCTGCCCGTCATCCTGACGGGCATCCGATTGTCCGTCGTCATCAGTCTCGCGACCGCAACGATCGGTTCGACGGTTGCGGCCAAGACACTCGGAGAAGTCATCATCGCCGGCCTGCAGTCGAACAACCTCGCCTTCGTGCTTCAGGGTGGCCTCATTGTCGCCGCGCTGGCCGTCCTCATCCATGATGCGCTTCAGGCACTGGAACGCTTCCTTTCCGGCAGGGTGCGCGCCTAG
- the osmF gene encoding glycine betaine ABC transporter substrate-binding protein OsmF produces MRLIKTVIGTAFAIVLTAAAAEADVVVSSKIDTEGGVLGNIILAVLNANGIKTTDRVQLGATPVVRKAITAGEIDIYPEYTGNAAFFFEKADDPAWKDAAKAYEQAKKLDYDANKIVWLTPSPANNTWAIALRKDVVEANKLKTLSDFGKYVSGGGEVKLAASSEFVNSAAALPAFQTTYSFKLKPEQLITLSGGDTAATIAAAANQTNGANAAMVYGTDGGIAPSGLVVLEDDKNVQPVYQPSPIIREAVLKENPQIEELLKPVFEKLDLVTLQELNGRVQVGGEPAKAVAEDFLKKNGFLK; encoded by the coding sequence ATGCGCCTGATCAAGACTGTTATCGGTACCGCCTTTGCCATTGTGCTCACCGCAGCCGCGGCTGAGGCCGATGTCGTCGTTTCCTCAAAGATCGACACGGAAGGGGGCGTGCTCGGCAATATCATTCTCGCCGTGCTCAATGCCAACGGCATCAAGACCACGGATCGTGTTCAGCTTGGCGCAACACCCGTCGTGCGCAAGGCGATTACCGCCGGGGAGATCGACATCTATCCGGAATACACCGGCAACGCGGCCTTCTTCTTCGAGAAGGCGGACGACCCGGCCTGGAAGGATGCTGCCAAGGCCTATGAGCAGGCAAAGAAGCTCGACTACGACGCCAACAAGATCGTTTGGCTGACGCCATCGCCCGCCAACAACACCTGGGCGATTGCATTGCGCAAGGATGTCGTGGAGGCCAACAAGCTCAAGACACTCTCCGACTTCGGCAAATATGTCTCTGGCGGTGGCGAGGTCAAACTTGCGGCTTCATCCGAATTCGTCAACTCGGCCGCAGCACTACCGGCGTTCCAGACGACCTATTCTTTCAAGCTGAAGCCGGAACAACTGATCACGCTTTCCGGCGGTGATACGGCGGCGACGATTGCCGCGGCTGCAAACCAGACGAATGGCGCCAACGCCGCGATGGTCTATGGCACCGATGGCGGCATCGCGCCCTCGGGCCTTGTCGTGCTCGAAGACGACAAGAACGTGCAGCCGGTCTATCAGCCGTCGCCGATCATCCGCGAGGCTGTGCTCAAGGAAAATCCGCAGATCGAAGAACTCCTGAAACCGGTGTTCGAAAAGCTCGACCTGGTGACGCTGCAGGAGCTTAATGGCCGCGTGCAAGTTGGCGGCGAACCGGCAAAGGCCGTTGCCGAGGACTTCTTGAAGAAGAACGGCTTTCTGAAATGA
- a CDS encoding ABC transporter permease: MGDGMIQGKERVPFRLDKLGVVIAALAVYGALLAPFATFRANRIVQGEAKAILEALPPSLGYALLALVALAAAIAFFKTPNLVRMMVAFAALVALGVLIGVAANHLTPPENTYARVSPASGFWVMVFAFALLVADALTRMNPGPVIRLLFLVAVLAAAGAMLIAGGWDGLSMLKEYASRADTFWKEAGRHVTLALGSLAAATVIGLPLGVLCHRVEPLRAGVLNVLNAIQTIPSIALFGILIAPLGWIAMHVPGAAAIGIRGIGVAPAFVALFLYSLLPVVANTVVGLAGVPRDANDAARGIGMTDWQRLAGIEFPLAFPVILTGIRIVLVQNIGLATIAALIGGGGFGVFVFQGIGQTAMDLVLLGAVPTVVLAFAAAIVLDALIEMTVTDRNQGNAA, encoded by the coding sequence ATGGGTGATGGCATGATCCAAGGAAAGGAACGCGTGCCCTTCCGCCTCGACAAGCTCGGCGTCGTCATTGCCGCGCTTGCTGTCTACGGCGCGCTTCTCGCGCCATTTGCAACGTTTCGGGCCAACCGGATCGTCCAGGGTGAAGCGAAGGCAATTCTGGAGGCCTTGCCGCCATCGCTCGGATACGCCCTTCTCGCCCTCGTCGCATTGGCTGCCGCAATTGCCTTCTTCAAGACGCCGAACCTGGTGCGAATGATGGTGGCTTTTGCCGCTCTCGTCGCGCTTGGCGTTCTGATCGGAGTGGCCGCCAATCATCTGACGCCGCCGGAAAACACCTATGCCCGCGTTTCGCCGGCCTCCGGCTTCTGGGTCATGGTTTTTGCCTTCGCGCTTCTGGTTGCCGATGCGCTGACACGCATGAACCCCGGGCCGGTCATCCGACTCCTCTTCCTTGTCGCTGTTCTTGCAGCCGCCGGTGCGATGCTGATCGCCGGCGGCTGGGACGGGCTTTCCATGCTGAAGGAATATGCGAGCCGCGCCGACACCTTCTGGAAGGAGGCGGGGCGGCACGTAACGCTCGCGCTCGGGTCGCTCGCAGCGGCGACCGTGATCGGCTTGCCGCTTGGCGTGCTTTGCCATCGGGTGGAGCCGTTGCGTGCCGGCGTGTTGAACGTCCTCAACGCTATCCAGACAATTCCGTCGATTGCGCTTTTCGGCATTCTGATCGCGCCGCTCGGCTGGATCGCGATGCACGTGCCGGGCGCAGCGGCAATCGGCATTCGCGGCATCGGCGTCGCGCCCGCTTTTGTTGCGCTGTTTCTCTATTCGCTGCTGCCCGTCGTCGCCAATACGGTGGTCGGGCTCGCCGGCGTTCCGCGCGACGCCAACGACGCGGCGCGCGGCATCGGCATGACAGACTGGCAGCGACTTGCCGGCATCGAGTTTCCGCTCGCCTTTCCGGTGATCCTCACCGGCATCCGCATCGTGCTCGTCCAGAATATCGGGCTCGCAACGATCGCGGCCCTCATCGGCGGCGGCGGCTTCGGTGTTTTCGTCTTTCAGGGCATAGGCCAGACGGCGATGGACCTCGTGCTGTTGGGCGCCGTGCCGACCGTCGTCCTGGCTTTCGCGGCGGCGATTGTCCTCGACGCCTTGATCGAAATGACCGTAACGGACCGCAACCAGGGCAATGCCGCATGA
- a CDS encoding VOC family protein yields MSEVTVNVRYMVDDVEAAIEWYTKHLGFSLLSNHAPAFADVKRGALRLLLSGPLSSAGRPMPDGERPAPGGWNRIHLIVDDLAAEVARLQAAGAKFRNDMVTGPGGSQILLIDPSGNFVELFQPAGR; encoded by the coding sequence ATGTCGGAAGTAACCGTCAACGTGCGTTACATGGTCGATGACGTCGAGGCCGCCATCGAGTGGTACACGAAGCACCTCGGATTTTCGCTTCTCTCCAACCACGCTCCGGCCTTCGCGGACGTCAAGCGGGGGGCATTGCGGCTATTGCTTAGCGGCCCCTTGAGCTCTGCGGGACGCCCGATGCCCGACGGCGAACGTCCGGCGCCCGGCGGCTGGAATCGGATCCACCTCATTGTCGATGATCTCGCTGCCGAAGTCGCCCGACTGCAAGCCGCCGGCGCTAAGTTCCGCAACGACATGGTGACCGGACCCGGCGGATCGCAAATCCTGTTGATTGACCCATCGGGCAATTTTGTCGAGCTGTTCCAGCCCGCCGGTCGCTGA
- a CDS encoding ABC transporter ATP-binding protein — MIEIEHVTKRYGNTTVVDDVSLTVEPHTITVIVGTSGSGKTTLIRMVNRLVEPTSGTIRIDGQDNRALPDFELRRRIGYAIQGHGLFPHRTVAQNIATVPTLLGWDRRRIDAKVEELLTLFQLEPAAFGPRYPHELSGGQQQRVGVARALAAEPNVLLMDEPFGALDPIIRSKAQDDLVAIQRHFGTTIILVTHDMEEAFHLADRIAVMDKGEVVQYATPAEMLVKPATPFVETLIGTSERPFRLLAIDTAADAVEPGVAEGAPIPATLSQREALSELLWSGRAALPVAAPDGAILGKVSLEGLAKRAARPR; from the coding sequence ATGATCGAAATCGAACACGTTACCAAGCGCTATGGCAACACGACCGTTGTCGATGACGTGTCGCTGACAGTCGAACCGCATACGATCACGGTGATCGTCGGCACCTCCGGCTCGGGCAAGACGACGCTGATCAGAATGGTTAACCGGCTGGTCGAGCCGACCTCGGGCACGATCAGGATCGATGGGCAGGATAACCGCGCCCTGCCGGATTTCGAGCTTCGGCGGAGGATCGGCTACGCCATCCAGGGCCACGGGCTGTTTCCGCACCGCACGGTCGCCCAGAACATCGCCACCGTGCCGACGCTCCTCGGCTGGGACAGGAGGCGCATCGACGCTAAGGTCGAGGAACTGCTGACGCTTTTCCAGCTCGAGCCCGCGGCCTTCGGCCCGCGCTATCCGCATGAGCTTTCGGGCGGCCAGCAGCAGCGGGTCGGCGTTGCCCGCGCGCTCGCCGCCGAGCCGAACGTGCTGTTGATGGACGAACCTTTCGGTGCTCTCGATCCGATCATCCGCTCCAAGGCGCAGGACGATCTCGTCGCCATCCAGAGACATTTTGGCACCACGATCATCCTCGTCACCCATGACATGGAGGAGGCCTTTCATCTCGCTGACCGGATCGCGGTGATGGACAAGGGAGAGGTCGTGCAATACGCGACACCGGCCGAGATGCTGGTCAAACCCGCGACACCCTTCGTCGAAACGCTGATCGGCACCAGCGAGCGGCCGTTCCGGCTGCTCGCGATCGACACGGCCGCAGACGCGGTCGAGCCTGGTGTGGCCGAAGGTGCGCCGATACCGGCGACGCTCAGCCAGCGCGAGGCGCTCTCCGAACTCCTGTGGTCCGGGCGGGCCGCGCTGCCGGTTGCCGCGCCGGATGGCGCGATCCTCGGCAAGGTAAGCCTTGAAGGCTTGGCGAAACGCGCGGCGAGGCCACGGTGA
- a CDS encoding carbohydrate ABC transporter permease, whose translation MSQPALINRYRWYELIGIYAGILVFLSFILAPFVEGFLVSLKPLSLLFSSPYRFWPENGSFAAYRTMWVSVPGFARYIFNSFFVSTIVTAVVLALVVPAAYAFARFRFHGSGPLLAAFLAVNMFSGAVLLIPLFRLMRSFGVLNTYFAMIVPGVAFLIPSAIWLLRTYMMRIPRELDEAAFVDGASHFYTLRRVILPIAMPGITVVAITTFIGSYAQQFIFALTFNSKTEYMPLPVGLFAYFGRQEVVWNELMAASFVGIAPAVIVIFFLQRYLVSGLTAGAVKQ comes from the coding sequence ATGAGCCAACCGGCCCTGATCAATCGCTATCGCTGGTACGAACTCATCGGTATCTATGCGGGGATCTTGGTTTTCCTGAGCTTCATTCTCGCCCCCTTTGTCGAAGGCTTCCTGGTGTCGCTGAAGCCGCTCAGCCTGCTCTTTTCATCGCCCTATCGCTTTTGGCCCGAGAATGGGTCGTTTGCCGCCTACAGAACCATGTGGGTGAGCGTGCCGGGCTTTGCCCGCTATATCTTCAATTCGTTCTTCGTTTCCACCATCGTCACCGCGGTCGTGCTGGCGCTGGTGGTGCCGGCTGCCTATGCCTTTGCACGCTTCAGGTTCCACGGCAGCGGGCCGCTGCTTGCGGCCTTCCTCGCGGTCAACATGTTCTCCGGCGCGGTGCTTTTGATCCCGCTCTTCCGGCTGATGCGCAGCTTCGGCGTGCTCAACACCTACTTCGCCATGATCGTGCCGGGTGTCGCCTTCCTCATTCCCTCGGCGATCTGGCTCTTGCGCACCTATATGATGCGCATTCCGCGCGAATTGGACGAGGCAGCCTTCGTCGACGGCGCCAGTCACTTCTACACGCTTCGCCGGGTGATCCTGCCGATTGCCATGCCAGGCATCACTGTCGTCGCGATCACCACCTTCATCGGGTCCTATGCCCAGCAGTTCATCTTCGCGCTGACCTTCAATTCCAAGACCGAGTACATGCCGCTGCCCGTAGGCCTCTTCGCCTATTTCGGCCGGCAGGAAGTGGTCTGGAACGAACTGATGGCCGCAAGCTTCGTAGGCATCGCGCCGGCCGTCATCGTGATTTTCTTCCTGCAACGTTATCTCGTCAGCGGTCTGACCGCCGGCGCGGTAAAACAATAA
- a CDS encoding ABC transporter substrate-binding protein produces the protein MTIAYKTAFLTLALLGSTALGSVAAQAADQEISWIYCGDKIDPIHEKYIKEWEGKNAGWKVVPEVVGWAQCQDKATTLAAAGTPVGMAYVGSRTLKEFAENDMIVPVPMTEEEKKSYYPNIVDTVTFDDTQWGVPVAFSTKALYWNKDLFKQAGLDPETPPKTWAEEIAFAKQIKEKTGIAGYGLPAKTFDNTMHQFMHWVYTNNGKVIDGDKIVMDSPEVLAALQAYKDITPYSVEGATAYEQNEIRAIFLDGKAGMIQSGSGAASLLKETKINWGIAPLPLGPSAKGEGTLLITDSLAIFKGTGVEEKAIEFAKFITSPGPQGEYELQGGAGLTPLRPSPKVDEFVKADASWKPLIDGIAYGGPEPLFKDYKGFQNAMIDMVQSVVTGKAEPGDALKKAAGELEQYK, from the coding sequence GTGACCATTGCTTACAAGACTGCTTTTCTAACGCTTGCCTTGCTCGGTTCGACCGCGCTCGGGAGCGTTGCCGCGCAGGCCGCCGACCAGGAGATCAGTTGGATCTACTGTGGCGACAAGATCGATCCGATTCATGAGAAATACATCAAGGAATGGGAAGGCAAGAACGCCGGCTGGAAGGTGGTGCCGGAAGTCGTCGGCTGGGCGCAGTGCCAGGACAAGGCGACGACGCTTGCCGCGGCCGGTACGCCGGTCGGCATGGCCTATGTGGGGTCCCGCACACTCAAGGAGTTCGCCGAGAACGATATGATCGTTCCGGTCCCGATGACCGAGGAAGAGAAGAAGAGCTACTATCCGAACATCGTCGACACCGTGACCTTCGATGACACCCAGTGGGGCGTCCCGGTGGCTTTCTCGACCAAGGCGCTCTATTGGAACAAGGACCTCTTCAAGCAGGCGGGCCTCGACCCAGAAACGCCGCCGAAGACCTGGGCCGAAGAAATCGCCTTTGCGAAGCAGATCAAGGAAAAGACCGGCATTGCGGGCTATGGTCTGCCGGCCAAGACCTTCGACAACACGATGCACCAGTTCATGCACTGGGTTTACACCAACAACGGCAAGGTGATCGATGGCGATAAGATCGTCATGGATAGCCCGGAAGTGCTGGCGGCGCTACAGGCCTACAAGGACATCACGCCCTATTCGGTCGAAGGGGCAACCGCTTACGAGCAGAACGAAATTCGTGCCATCTTCCTTGACGGCAAGGCTGGCATGATCCAGTCGGGCTCCGGGGCGGCTTCGCTGCTCAAGGAAACGAAGATCAACTGGGGCATCGCGCCGCTGCCGCTCGGTCCCTCGGCCAAGGGTGAAGGGACGTTGCTGATCACCGACAGCTTGGCGATCTTCAAGGGGACTGGCGTCGAGGAAAAGGCGATCGAATTCGCGAAGTTTATCACCTCCCCGGGTCCGCAGGGCGAGTACGAACTGCAGGGCGGTGCAGGCCTGACGCCGCTGCGCCCGTCTCCGAAGGTCGATGAATTCGTCAAGGCCGACGCGTCCTGGAAGCCGTTGATCGACGGCATCGCCTATGGTGGCCCAGAGCCGCTCTTTAAGGACTACAAAGGATTCCAGAATGCGATGATCGATATGGTCCAGTCCGTCGTCACCGGCAAAGCCGAACCCGGCGACGCGCTGAAGAAAGCGGCTGGCGAACTCGAGCAGTACAAGTAA
- a CDS encoding DUF4126 domain-containing protein, with the protein MSVYILALLIGLVAGLRAMTAPAAVSIAAAAGWLPAANSWAAFMGFRFTPYIFGLLALVEYVTDQLPSTPSRKVPQQFGARIVSGGFCGAVIGTAAGSPIGGVVAGVIGAVIGTLGGYEARKRLGLAIGKDLPAALLEDLIAVLLAFWVVSSVS; encoded by the coding sequence ATGTCCGTCTATATTCTCGCGCTTTTGATCGGTTTGGTGGCGGGGCTTCGGGCCATGACCGCGCCCGCCGCCGTCAGCATCGCCGCGGCCGCCGGCTGGCTACCTGCCGCCAATAGCTGGGCGGCTTTCATGGGCTTCCGGTTCACACCCTATATCTTTGGCCTGCTCGCTCTCGTCGAATATGTCACCGACCAGCTTCCGAGCACGCCGAGCCGCAAGGTGCCGCAGCAGTTCGGCGCGCGCATCGTCAGCGGCGGTTTCTGCGGCGCGGTGATCGGCACTGCGGCCGGATCACCCATAGGCGGCGTCGTCGCCGGCGTGATCGGGGCCGTCATCGGCACGCTCGGCGGCTACGAGGCGCGAAAGCGACTTGGCCTTGCCATTGGCAAGGACCTTCCGGCCGCCCTTCTCGAAGACCTGATAGCAGTTCTGCTAGCCTTCTGGGTGGTGTCCTCCGTGTCATGA